In a genomic window of Nitrospiraceae bacterium:
- a CDS encoding SulP family inorganic anion transporter, producing MIIRFAPGLRKLLNYRREWFRADLVAGVSVAAVAVPTAIAYAQLIGFEPIVGLYAAILPLVAYALFGTSRQLIVNPDAATCAVFAATVLPLAGGDPNALRSLSMVLAGLTGLVCIAAGLFRLGFVADFLAKPILVGYLNGVAISIFLGQIGKVFGFAMHSRGIIPRLIEFAGKLPQTHLPTLAVGATTFAIIMGSKRLVPRAPAPLLATAAAVALVYGLSLEASDVAVVGALPAGLPTLSWPQFDPELLKPLLGGALGVALVSFSSGMVTARSFAARNRYDIDVDQEFIALGACQIAAGMSQGFAVTGADSRTAVNDAMGGKTQVAGLIASATMAVVLFFLTEPLRYLPVAALGAVLIVAAVGLFDVAALRKMWRVNRSEFVLALFTTLGVIWLDLLEGILLAVGCALLLLIKRTSRPPDAVLGRVPGMRGWHNVADHHDAVTQPGLMVYRFSAAIVFFNAGYFKKQVLELVARHPDIEWLVVDGSTINVVDVTGAEMLESLAEELEAKDVRFCLANVHRDVRNTLKRAGTLSRINTDFIFPSLNTATDAFLARTQA from the coding sequence GTGATCATCCGTTTCGCACCCGGTCTTCGGAAGCTTCTGAACTACCGGCGTGAATGGTTCCGGGCTGATTTGGTCGCCGGTGTCTCGGTTGCTGCCGTGGCAGTTCCAACTGCGATCGCCTATGCGCAATTGATCGGCTTTGAACCGATCGTCGGGCTATATGCGGCGATCCTTCCACTCGTAGCCTATGCGCTGTTCGGGACCTCACGCCAGCTTATCGTCAACCCCGACGCGGCCACGTGCGCCGTATTTGCCGCCACCGTGCTGCCGCTTGCCGGCGGTGATCCCAATGCCCTCCGGTCGCTCTCCATGGTACTGGCAGGGTTGACCGGCCTGGTGTGCATCGCGGCAGGACTCTTCCGACTTGGCTTCGTAGCCGACTTCCTTGCGAAGCCGATCCTGGTCGGCTATCTCAATGGCGTGGCGATCAGCATCTTTCTTGGTCAGATCGGGAAAGTCTTCGGCTTCGCCATGCACTCGCGCGGGATCATCCCACGGCTCATCGAGTTCGCCGGTAAGCTGCCGCAAACCCATCTGCCAACGCTTGCCGTGGGAGCGACAACGTTCGCGATAATCATGGGAAGCAAACGCCTGGTACCTCGCGCGCCAGCTCCGTTACTGGCCACAGCGGCAGCCGTCGCACTGGTCTATGGCTTGAGTCTGGAGGCTAGTGATGTGGCGGTTGTAGGTGCATTACCGGCGGGACTGCCAACCCTGAGCTGGCCACAATTTGATCCCGAGCTTTTGAAGCCCCTGCTCGGCGGCGCCCTCGGAGTGGCGCTCGTGAGCTTCAGCAGCGGCATGGTGACCGCAAGGAGTTTTGCCGCCCGGAATCGTTACGACATCGACGTGGATCAGGAATTCATCGCGCTCGGTGCTTGCCAGATCGCCGCCGGTATGTCGCAGGGCTTTGCCGTGACCGGAGCTGACTCTCGCACTGCGGTAAACGACGCAATGGGCGGCAAAACTCAAGTGGCTGGGCTGATTGCCTCTGCGACGATGGCGGTGGTGCTCTTTTTCCTGACAGAGCCCTTGCGCTATCTGCCGGTGGCAGCGTTGGGCGCGGTTTTGATCGTCGCCGCCGTCGGACTCTTCGATGTGGCTGCGCTCCGCAAGATGTGGCGTGTAAACCGATCAGAGTTTGTGCTGGCCCTGTTCACCACGCTTGGCGTCATCTGGCTGGACTTACTGGAAGGCATCCTCCTGGCAGTGGGATGCGCCTTGCTCCTGCTGATCAAGCGAACGTCGCGACCGCCGGATGCTGTGTTGGGTCGAGTGCCGGGGATGAGAGGATGGCATAACGTGGCCGACCATCACGATGCGGTAACTCAACCAGGCCTGATGGTCTACCGATTCAGCGCCGCGATCGTGTTCTTCAATGCGGGGTATTTCAAAAAGCAGGTCTTGGAGCTTGTCGCTCGCCACCCAGACATTGAGTGGCTCGTTGTGGATGGAAGTACAATCAACGTGGTCGATGTCACCGGTGCCGAAATGCTCGAATCCCTCGCCGAAGAACTGGAGGCCAAGGACGTTCGTTTCTGCCTTGCGAACGTTCACCGTGACGTGCGCAACACACTCAAACGTGCCGGTACTCTCTCACGCATCAACACCGACTTCATCTTCCCGTCACTCAATACCGCGACCGACGCATTCCTCGCACGCACACAAGCGTGA
- a CDS encoding radical SAM protein, whose product MHPSMVIRGMIARLGIRPYPLSLTYEVTWQCNLACSYCDRHTPMPQEMTRDQIIKALEEFHALGMRHTNLDGGDPLVHRHIDEIVEWLVQRGITVSMHTNGILVPKKINTVRKLSRVKISLDGPREPHDAMRGPGSFDRAITGAKAAQAVGIPVEFTCIVGRHNAGTLDSLMEIAADLTIPVVFQPALNSLFLETARDGSAWQLDAQSIRAAFGHIEQIKRRSTVVGNEWSSLRHFRTFPEDTTPPCAAGWVLATMDAEGTLFPCGQVNRADHSNNVVRLGVARAFAGLSRKGCSQCWCARLVEGNYEWGMRIDRMLPPLIMPQSSGGESRGA is encoded by the coding sequence ATGCATCCATCAATGGTGATTCGGGGGATGATCGCGCGGCTGGGGATTCGGCCCTATCCCCTCTCCCTTACCTACGAGGTGACATGGCAGTGCAATCTGGCTTGCTCCTATTGCGACCGGCATACCCCAATGCCGCAGGAAATGACGCGCGATCAGATAATCAAAGCGTTGGAAGAGTTTCATGCGCTCGGCATGCGACACACCAATCTCGATGGTGGGGACCCCCTCGTCCATCGACACATCGACGAGATCGTCGAGTGGCTCGTGCAACGGGGCATCACCGTCAGCATGCATACCAACGGAATACTGGTTCCCAAAAAGATCAACACTGTTCGAAAACTTTCACGAGTGAAGATCAGCTTGGATGGACCACGTGAACCCCATGATGCTATGCGGGGACCGGGAAGTTTTGATCGGGCTATTACAGGGGCGAAGGCCGCTCAAGCAGTTGGAATCCCCGTAGAGTTTACCTGCATCGTCGGGCGTCACAACGCCGGGACCCTCGATTCACTTATGGAGATCGCGGCGGACTTAACAATTCCGGTGGTCTTCCAGCCCGCGTTGAACAGTTTATTTCTGGAGACCGCTCGAGACGGATCGGCCTGGCAACTAGACGCCCAGTCCATTCGAGCAGCGTTCGGACACATCGAGCAAATCAAGCGACGCAGTACCGTGGTGGGGAATGAGTGGTCCAGCCTGCGGCATTTCCGTACGTTTCCTGAGGATACAACGCCCCCTTGTGCAGCGGGCTGGGTTCTGGCCACAATGGACGCCGAGGGAACGCTATTCCCCTGCGGTCAAGTCAACCGCGCTGATCACTCCAACAACGTCGTGCGCCTGGGAGTGGCTCGCGCGTTCGCCGGACTTTCGAGGAAGGGGTGCAGTCAGTGCTGGTGCGCACGCCTGGTTGAAGGGAACTACGAGTGGGGAATGCGCATCGATCGCATGCTGCCGCCGCTGATCATGCCACAGTCATCAGGAGGAGAATCGAGAGGCGCGTGA
- a CDS encoding radical SAM protein, translating to MKQLTMPSLNHRADSQPISWWDWLRYGPFLAQLVVTRRCNLSCGYCSEYDSTSQPIPIAILQSRMEKLRQLRTWAMALMGGEPTLHPDLLQIFAEMRRLGFRRRMMTTNGILLTKELIEGLNTQGMTDLNVSVDGVKRNSTTMKVLETLRSRLELLAQHARFRVVLSAVIGSAPPEEVLQVVDFATSHGFSPRVLLLHDESGQIGLSPDQLALYAEVKRRIGRAANEAGNYRDRLIHGAQAPFRCRAGARYLYVDEFGMVCWCAQTRASFRKPLLDYTLDDLREQFYTGKSCQATCSVGCVRTVSAYDAWRLQGASSN from the coding sequence GTGAAACAGTTAACGATGCCTTCATTGAATCACCGTGCCGATTCTCAACCTATCTCATGGTGGGACTGGTTGCGCTACGGACCATTTTTAGCGCAGCTGGTGGTCACGCGACGATGCAATCTCTCCTGTGGCTATTGCTCCGAGTACGACAGCACCTCACAACCCATTCCCATTGCCATCCTCCAGAGCCGTATGGAGAAGTTACGTCAGCTGCGTACATGGGCCATGGCATTAATGGGTGGTGAACCGACGCTGCATCCGGATCTCCTCCAGATCTTCGCAGAAATGCGCCGATTAGGATTCCGCCGCCGCATGATGACCACGAATGGCATTCTGCTGACGAAGGAGCTGATCGAAGGGCTAAATACCCAAGGCATGACTGATCTGAACGTCAGTGTCGACGGCGTGAAACGGAACTCTACAACGATGAAGGTGCTGGAGACGCTGCGATCGAGACTCGAGCTCCTGGCCCAACATGCGCGCTTTCGCGTTGTTCTGAGCGCCGTCATCGGCAGCGCACCTCCAGAAGAAGTCCTTCAGGTCGTCGATTTCGCAACCTCGCATGGATTTAGTCCGCGCGTGCTCTTGTTGCATGATGAATCGGGGCAAATCGGACTCTCTCCCGATCAGTTGGCTCTCTATGCAGAAGTCAAGCGCAGAATTGGCCGGGCCGCGAATGAAGCGGGCAACTATCGCGATCGTTTGATCCACGGAGCACAAGCGCCGTTTCGTTGTCGAGCCGGTGCGCGATACCTGTACGTCGATGAATTCGGAATGGTGTGCTGGTGTGCGCAGACCCGCGCCTCGTTCAGGAAGCCCCTACTGGACTATACCCTGGATGACCTGCGTGAGCAGTTTTACACCGGGAAATCCTGCCAGGCCACATGCAGTGTAGGTTGTGTGAGAACCGTCTCCGCTTATGACGCCTGGCGCTTGCAAGGGGCGTCGTCGAATTAG
- a CDS encoding lysylphosphatidylglycerol synthase domain-containing protein, whose product MRKCYQVGVLLAGVGVIGWILWTVGLATVAANLSVIGARLLAFIALYLFAQLAFMVAWWVVMDRDAQAYGFLRLFGVYLAGDTVNYLVPSGNLGGEPVKAYLLRDTVGFGQALTSIVIHKHAELIAEWVLLVGGLTVCLAYIEMPSVVTLANTVIVGGLGVSLIIMTWALRAGTLSPILRRLSDWKPLASYLQTHQPAADALATRLRTFYKEQWRWFLVSTGWCLIGWCGGLLETYLVLHILSPAEGWTTAVAVETMVLAFNIVFGFVPARLGSAEGVRVGVFVLLGLPAAQGVAYGAVRRARELAWILPGFVILWKRHLRWFTQEDAETLPARLA is encoded by the coding sequence ATGAGAAAATGCTATCAAGTTGGCGTGCTTTTGGCCGGAGTTGGGGTGATCGGATGGATTCTCTGGACGGTTGGGCTCGCAACGGTCGCGGCGAACCTCTCCGTCATTGGAGCTCGGCTGCTTGCCTTCATCGCACTCTATCTGTTTGCTCAACTTGCCTTCATGGTCGCCTGGTGGGTGGTGATGGACCGCGATGCCCAGGCCTACGGTTTTCTGAGGCTGTTCGGTGTCTACCTGGCGGGCGATACCGTCAATTATCTCGTTCCCTCGGGTAATCTTGGAGGGGAGCCAGTCAAGGCCTACCTGTTAAGAGACACAGTGGGATTCGGGCAGGCGCTGACTTCGATCGTCATTCACAAGCACGCGGAACTGATTGCCGAATGGGTCTTGCTGGTTGGAGGCCTGACGGTTTGCCTTGCATACATAGAGATGCCGAGTGTCGTGACGCTTGCAAACACGGTGATTGTCGGCGGACTCGGAGTGAGCCTCATTATCATGACGTGGGCCCTGAGAGCGGGCACGCTTTCCCCGATCCTGCGTCGGTTATCTGATTGGAAACCGCTGGCCTCCTACCTGCAAACCCATCAGCCTGCTGCGGACGCGCTGGCTACGCGACTTCGTACGTTTTACAAGGAGCAATGGCGGTGGTTTCTTGTTTCGACAGGCTGGTGTCTTATCGGATGGTGCGGCGGACTTCTAGAGACCTACTTGGTCCTTCACATCCTCTCCCCGGCGGAGGGGTGGACCACAGCTGTGGCGGTCGAAACCATGGTCCTGGCTTTTAACATTGTCTTTGGGTTTGTTCCGGCACGCCTAGGCAGCGCCGAGGGAGTGAGGGTCGGTGTGTTTGTGTTACTCGGGCTTCCGGCTGCGCAAGGGGTTGCATACGGAGCTGTTCGCCGTGCTCGGGAATTGGCCTGGATTTTGCCAGGCTTTGTCATCTTGTGGAAGCGACACTTGAGGTGGTTCACTCAAGAAGATGCTGAGACGCTCCCAGCGCGGCTCGCCTGA
- a CDS encoding HAD family hydrolase has translation MKPGLLDEIARPRLDRSSITAILFDFGGTLDADGVAWKERFLRLYREEGVDVSSERFARAFYKADDALVGRIPSTLSLQDTVRRLAQDVARELEVSDQATVARVANRFTAEALERLTKNLCVLQDLSRRYRLGIVSNFYGNLSAVCREAGLDPFFQTIIDSEVVGHLKPSPEIFYTALKDLQAEPWQAVFVGDSLQRDMAGAKAVGIAHVWLTSQASQQGEACCPNDPVAHGLEDVRTLFV, from the coding sequence ATGAAGCCAGGCCTATTGGATGAAATAGCTCGACCGCGTTTGGATCGATCGTCGATCACGGCGATCCTTTTCGATTTCGGCGGAACATTGGATGCGGACGGTGTGGCCTGGAAGGAACGGTTTCTTCGCTTGTATCGGGAGGAAGGAGTGGACGTTTCGAGTGAGCGGTTTGCTCGAGCTTTCTATAAAGCCGACGATGCACTCGTAGGTAGGATCCCGTCCACGCTATCTCTCCAAGACACCGTTCGCCGCCTCGCACAGGATGTGGCGCGAGAGCTTGAGGTGAGCGATCAGGCCACGGTGGCACGAGTTGCCAATCGGTTCACGGCCGAAGCCCTCGAGCGCCTCACGAAGAATCTGTGCGTGTTGCAGGATCTCAGCCGTCGCTATCGCCTCGGGATCGTTTCGAATTTCTATGGAAACCTCTCAGCCGTCTGCCGTGAAGCCGGTTTGGATCCGTTCTTCCAGACCATCATCGATTCTGAGGTGGTAGGGCATCTCAAACCGAGTCCTGAAATCTTTTATACGGCATTGAAGGATCTCCAGGCCGAACCGTGGCAGGCTGTATTCGTGGGGGATTCTCTCCAGCGCGACATGGCGGGAGCCAAAGCAGTCGGGATAGCCCATGTCTGGCTCACTTCGCAAGCGTCTCAGCAAGGAGAAGCCTGTTGTCCCAACGATCCGGTTGCGCATGGGTTGGAAGACGTGAGAACGTTGTTCGTATGA
- a CDS encoding NTP transferase domain-containing protein produces the protein MTHKGIIRGGIIAAGEGSRLRQAGYTEPKPLVPIAGTPLIERVIGNFLAAGIESSVIIFNEEGGRECERWVRSRFPDVDIEVIIKTTASSLESFLMVAGRIKEGPALISTVDAWCSPEDFKGFVEAAARRPPESTVLAVTPFVADERPLWALLDQSGRVKSLGNYTGTMVTAGMYLVPERVRQLSVPKELNRLRDFLGWLVTIGEPVFGIPIETVVDVDRGEDVPLAEALTSTFRLNQADRASEEVT, from the coding sequence ATGACGCACAAGGGAATCATACGGGGGGGCATCATCGCTGCAGGCGAAGGGTCCCGTCTCCGGCAGGCCGGATATACGGAGCCGAAACCTCTCGTGCCGATAGCGGGCACTCCGCTCATCGAACGAGTGATCGGCAATTTTCTGGCGGCCGGGATTGAATCGTCGGTGATCATTTTCAATGAGGAAGGGGGGCGAGAGTGCGAGCGCTGGGTCCGTTCTCGATTCCCCGATGTAGACATCGAGGTCATTATCAAGACCACGGCATCATCCCTTGAAAGTTTTCTCATGGTGGCCGGGCGAATCAAAGAGGGGCCTGCGCTCATTTCAACCGTAGACGCGTGGTGTTCACCGGAAGATTTCAAAGGCTTTGTCGAAGCGGCTGCGCGCCGACCACCGGAGTCGACGGTGCTGGCCGTCACACCGTTCGTGGCAGATGAGCGTCCGCTCTGGGCCCTGTTGGATCAGTCGGGTCGCGTGAAGAGTCTCGGAAATTACACCGGCACGATGGTAACGGCAGGCATGTACCTTGTGCCAGAGCGAGTGAGGCAGCTCTCAGTACCGAAAGAGCTCAACAGACTGAGGGATTTCTTGGGTTGGTTGGTCACGATCGGCGAACCGGTTTTTGGTATTCCGATTGAAACAGTGGTGGATGTGGACCGGGGTGAGGATGTGCCGTTGGCCGAGGCTTTGACGAGCACATTCCGGTTGAATCAGGCAGATCGAGCGTCTGAGGAGGTTACGTGA
- a CDS encoding aspartate aminotransferase family protein → MKRHNPGPRSMRIVEQEQQHMSPGLQSIALYSGLAMAHGTGCTLIDEDGKRYLDFVAGIGVGSVGHCHPHYVEALKQQGERLTFSSFTTEVRAKFLTLLASVTPKGLSRIQMFSGGAETVEAAFRLAKSATRKFEFIGFWGGFHGKTGGVLGLLGDDFKKELGPFMPGLYSAPYGHCYRCPWKLTFPSCGLACAEHLRQVIRYQTQGEIAAIIVEPVQGTAGNVVPPPGFLQAVQDIAKEHGALLIADEMQTGFGRTGSMWGCDHERLVPDVMTVGKGIAGGFPLSALISTDELTSRKPFANPSGSSSSYGGNPLASAAGLATLEIIIKDDLVKNAERVGNVMMARLRSMQDRYRCIGDVRGRGLMLGLELVRNRESKEPLPKDVTRALFQECLRRGLVAMCYSPIIRISPPLVISEDQALQGLELLDEALAAVTRDYQLE, encoded by the coding sequence ATGAAACGTCACAATCCAGGTCCGCGCTCCATGCGCATCGTGGAACAGGAACAGCAACACATGTCTCCTGGCTTGCAGTCGATCGCTCTCTACTCCGGTTTGGCAATGGCGCATGGCACCGGCTGTACGCTGATCGATGAAGACGGCAAGCGCTATCTCGATTTTGTCGCCGGTATCGGAGTGGGCAGTGTCGGTCACTGCCATCCCCACTATGTGGAGGCCTTGAAACAACAAGGCGAGCGTCTGACGTTCAGCAGCTTTACCACTGAAGTCCGCGCAAAATTTCTGACCCTCCTCGCGTCAGTCACCCCGAAGGGGCTCAGCCGAATTCAAATGTTTTCGGGTGGCGCGGAGACGGTAGAGGCGGCCTTCCGTCTCGCAAAATCTGCCACCCGCAAGTTCGAGTTCATCGGTTTCTGGGGCGGCTTTCACGGAAAGACGGGCGGGGTCTTGGGATTACTCGGAGATGACTTTAAGAAGGAACTCGGACCGTTCATGCCAGGTCTCTATTCAGCACCCTATGGACACTGTTATCGCTGTCCGTGGAAATTGACGTTTCCGAGCTGCGGGCTGGCCTGCGCCGAGCATTTACGCCAGGTCATTCGGTACCAGACGCAAGGTGAGATTGCCGCGATCATCGTGGAACCGGTTCAAGGAACAGCGGGGAACGTTGTGCCTCCTCCGGGCTTTCTCCAAGCGGTCCAGGACATTGCCAAAGAACATGGTGCGTTGCTCATCGCCGACGAAATGCAAACCGGATTCGGTCGAACCGGATCGATGTGGGGATGCGACCATGAAAGACTGGTTCCCGATGTCATGACGGTCGGGAAAGGCATCGCGGGGGGATTTCCGTTGTCCGCGCTGATTTCAACTGATGAGCTGACCAGCCGGAAGCCGTTCGCCAACCCGAGCGGCAGCTCGTCGAGTTACGGAGGGAACCCGCTGGCTTCAGCAGCAGGTCTGGCCACATTGGAAATTATCATCAAGGACGACCTCGTGAAGAATGCCGAGCGTGTCGGGAACGTGATGATGGCAAGGCTCCGTTCCATGCAAGATCGTTATCGATGCATCGGCGATGTCCGGGGAAGAGGCTTGATGCTCGGCCTCGAGTTAGTCCGGAACCGGGAGTCGAAAGAACCGCTCCCGAAGGACGTGACGCGGGCTTTATTCCAGGAATGTTTGCGCCGTGGACTGGTCGCCATGTGTTACTCACCCATCATACGAATCAGTCCACCCCTGGTCATCAGCGAAGACCAGGCCTTGCAAGGCCTCGAGCTCTTAGACGAGGCCTTGGCCGCAGTGACGCGGGATTATCAGCTCGAATAG
- a CDS encoding Gfo/Idh/MocA family oxidoreductase yields the protein MLRGALIGFGNVAANGHVPGWLACQDVEIVAVSDTNKARQSEAERLLPYARWYDSGEMLLAEERPDFVDICTPPSGHADLIRAALQRGLHVLCEKPLVTCPDDLVELSVLAGAERKVLYTVHNWHHAPNIVFVRELLQRREIGSITRCIWQTLRIKPAAAVTGQPGNWRLDPQVAGGGVLVDHGWHACYVMLSWLNQRPTAISARLETRRHVDSPLEDTATVHIQFPRATAELFLTWAADDRRNTVEISGDRGTIRLENNSVVLSQPNSHEEPRRWTLASSLAEGSHHPEWFGGVVNGFLAEMAEATTRGHNFSEAALCVQMLALAQLSNRQDGAWLPIPDSISVEKMDTGVPR from the coding sequence ATGCTACGCGGAGCACTCATCGGATTCGGCAACGTGGCGGCCAACGGCCATGTGCCTGGATGGTTGGCGTGCCAGGATGTTGAGATTGTAGCGGTGTCGGATACAAACAAAGCGAGGCAGTCCGAAGCCGAACGTCTGCTCCCCTACGCACGCTGGTACGACTCTGGTGAGATGTTGCTGGCCGAGGAGCGGCCTGATTTCGTGGATATCTGCACGCCTCCATCCGGCCACGCTGACCTCATTCGAGCCGCTCTGCAGCGAGGATTGCATGTGCTGTGCGAGAAACCGTTGGTGACATGCCCTGACGATCTTGTTGAACTCTCAGTGTTGGCCGGAGCCGAAAGAAAAGTTCTCTATACGGTGCACAATTGGCACCACGCTCCGAATATCGTCTTCGTCCGTGAGCTTCTCCAACGACGTGAAATCGGATCCATCACCCGATGCATCTGGCAAACCCTTCGTATCAAGCCGGCGGCAGCCGTCACCGGCCAGCCGGGCAATTGGCGTCTCGATCCACAAGTCGCAGGGGGAGGAGTGCTTGTCGACCATGGATGGCATGCCTGTTATGTCATGCTCAGCTGGTTGAATCAGAGGCCGACTGCGATCAGTGCCAGGCTGGAGACCAGACGTCACGTTGACTCTCCTCTCGAAGACACGGCAACGGTCCACATTCAGTTTCCGCGCGCAACCGCGGAACTGTTTTTGACATGGGCGGCCGACGATAGACGCAATACGGTCGAGATCTCCGGTGACCGCGGCACAATACGTCTTGAGAATAATTCCGTTGTGCTCTCGCAGCCCAACTCACATGAAGAACCGCGTCGTTGGACTTTGGCGTCGAGCCTGGCCGAAGGCTCCCACCATCCGGAGTGGTTCGGTGGCGTTGTCAACGGATTTCTTGCGGAGATGGCGGAGGCAACGACGAGAGGTCACAATTTCTCCGAAGCGGCTCTCTGTGTCCAGATGCTGGCCTTGGCTCAATTATCCAACCGACAAGACGGCGCCTGGCTTCCGATCCCGGACTCAATCTCAGTTGAGAAGATGGACACGGGAGTGCCGCGGTGA
- a CDS encoding CDP-alcohol phosphatidyltransferase family protein, producing MATSDPSGIKQILDGTSAIAISPSDVSTHLPQGRIVLLTSNVLPTQQFLRQLLDQPLQPDRVSVCGNVAAWVEPSRSLDWSSVLQHVLRGHGLGGAFVGANATIVEEKVDGLFILKTMKDQRVAERHLLRGLIKDTEAFMSRHFERPMSLAITRRLVSRAITPNAMTTVSVGIGLLGSPFFLSSYWGYQLVGALLFLAHSILDGCDGELARLRFEESRWGGILDFWGDNVVHVAVFACMGIGWSLSVGEAWPLCLGVLAILGTICSAGFVYWHTMRGEKSTGPLFTSVVRSTTSRLSHLMDSLGRRDFIYLVVILSAFGKASWFLALTAIGSPIYFIILVWLARTEGRNRGEQS from the coding sequence GTGGCAACCTCCGACCCTTCTGGGATCAAACAGATTCTGGACGGAACTTCTGCCATCGCAATATCGCCATCCGACGTGAGCACTCACCTCCCTCAAGGACGAATCGTGCTGTTGACCTCGAACGTACTTCCGACTCAACAGTTCTTGCGACAGCTGTTGGATCAACCGCTTCAACCCGATCGAGTCTCTGTGTGTGGCAACGTAGCAGCATGGGTTGAACCGTCGAGGTCTTTAGATTGGTCCTCGGTCCTGCAGCATGTTTTGCGAGGTCACGGCTTGGGGGGAGCGTTTGTCGGTGCGAACGCGACCATCGTTGAAGAAAAAGTCGACGGGTTGTTTATCCTCAAGACCATGAAGGATCAACGGGTAGCTGAGCGTCATCTTCTGCGAGGGCTGATCAAGGATACAGAAGCATTTATGTCTCGACATTTCGAAAGACCAATGTCGCTGGCGATCACGCGACGACTCGTGTCACGTGCCATCACTCCCAACGCGATGACCACAGTCAGTGTCGGCATTGGACTCTTGGGATCCCCGTTTTTTCTCTCTTCGTACTGGGGCTATCAGCTCGTCGGCGCGCTTCTCTTTCTTGCGCACTCCATCCTGGATGGATGCGATGGAGAACTGGCGCGATTGCGTTTTGAAGAGTCGCGCTGGGGCGGCATTCTGGATTTCTGGGGCGACAACGTCGTGCACGTCGCGGTGTTTGCCTGTATGGGAATCGGATGGAGTCTGAGCGTCGGCGAAGCCTGGCCGCTCTGTTTGGGTGTTCTCGCGATACTGGGAACAATCTGTTCGGCCGGATTCGTCTATTGGCACACCATGCGGGGTGAAAAGTCGACCGGCCCGCTCTTTACGTCCGTCGTTCGATCGACAACCTCCAGGCTGTCTCATTTGATGGATTCACTGGGGCGGCGAGATTTCATTTATCTGGTCGTCATACTTTCGGCTTTTGGAAAGGCTTCGTGGTTTCTGGCCCTCACCGCGATCGGCTCTCCGATCTACTTCATCATCTTGGTGTGGCTTGCCCGCACTGAAGGCCGTAACAGAGGAGAACAATCATGA